The sequence TAAAGAGTATTATCGAAGGTAGTAAATTAACAAATTACTGCTACAACATGAATTTATATCCTAATGAAATTGATATATTCATCAAGAATCGTTAAGGTTTTTGTATTTTTATTTAAACAGGCATTTAGAGATTGCTATACTATTTATTGTTCATAGTTCAAAAAATATACCCCGAGTTTAAGAACCCACCATTATGAATCTTACCGAATTGAAAAATACGCCGGTATCTGAATTGATTACTCTTGGCGAAAGTATGGGGCTAGAGAACCTAGCCCGCATGAGGAAACAGGATATTATTTTCTCGATTTTGAAGCAACATGCTAAAAGTGGAGAAGATATTTTTGGTGATGGCGTGCTAGAAATTTTGCAGGATGGATTTGGATTCCTTCGTTCTGCTGACAGCTCTTATCTAGCCGGTCCTGACGATATTTATGTTTCTCCTAGTCAAATTCGTCGTTTTAATCTACGAACGGGAGATACCATATCAGGAAAAATTCGTCCTCCTAAGGAAGGCGAACGCTATTTTGCCCTACTAAAAGTTAATGAAGTCAATTTTGATAAACCTGAAAACGCTCGTAGTAAAATCCTGTTTGAAAACCTGACACCGCTACATGCTAATAACCGTTTACGTATGGAGCGTGGCAATGGGTCAACAGAAGATTTGACAGCTCGTGTTTTGGATTTGGCCGCCCCGATTGGGCGTGGGCAGCGTGGTTTAATTGTTGCTCCACCAAAAGCAGGTAAAACCATGTTATTGCAGAATATTGCAGCTAATATTGCCAATAACTATCCAGACTGTGTTTTGATGGTGTTGTTAATTGATGAGCGACCCGAAGAAGTGACCGAAATGCAACGCCTGGTTAAAGGTGAGGTCATTGCATCAACCTTTGATGAACCTGCATCTCGCCACGTTCAGGTTGCTGAAATGGTAATAGAGAAAGCTAAGCGTTTAGTTGAACACAAAAAAGATGTCATTATTCTTTTAGATTCGATTACGCGTCTTGCTCGTGCTTACAACACAGTGGTTCCTTCCTCTGGAAAAGTATTAACTGGTGGGGTGGATGCAAATGCACTGCATCGCCCAAAACGTTTTTTTGGTGCGGCACGTAATGTAGAAGAAGGTGGAAGCCTAACGATAATTGCTACAGCACTAGTTGATACTGGCTCTAAAATGGATGAAGTGATCTACGAAGAGTTTAAAGGCACCGGAAATATGGAGTTACATTTGTCGCGGAAAATAGCGGAAAAACGTGTTTTCCCGGCGATTGATTATAATCGTTCCGGTACGCGTAAGGAAGAATTATTAACCTTACCTGATGAGTTACAGAAAATGTGGATATTGCGCAAAATTATTCATCCTATGGGTGAAATTGATGCAATGGAATTTTTAATTAATAAATTAGCAATGACGAAGACCAATGATGAATTTTTCGATTTCATGAAACGTTCTTAAATTGCTATTTATTTAATGATTTATTGTAAAACGCCACTTTTATGTGGCGTTTTATTTTGTTCGTTTTTATTATCCAGTAGTCTCTATTCTGGTATAGATTTTGCTTATTAATAGCTGGTACAAGATGATAGAAATGTTTTGTTATTGTTACATATACGCTAACTTAAAGTACACTTATAGTCTATACATGGAAATGGATTCAGTGGATGATGTCTAAAAAAATTATAAGCGAGTAAATATTGTGCACACACTAGATTTACTAATCGATGTTTTTTGGGTTTTTTTGTTTTCGTTGATCTTTATATTTATTGCGAGAAAAATAGCAAAAAGATTTGGTCTGGTAGATGAACCTAATCATCGAAAAACACATCAGGGAGAAATTCCTTTGGTTGGTGGTATTGCGGTTTTTTTTGGTATTAGTTTAGCATTCATGATTACAAACGAATATATTCCACATAAATGGTTGTATTTGATTTGTGCTGGGATTTTAGTATTTGTTGGTGTATTAGATGATCGCTTTGATATTAGTGTTAAAATTCGAGCAACTATTCAAGCGATTGTTGCGCTTGTCATGATTTATTTTGCAGGTCTAACGTTAGATAACTTAGGCTATGTCCTTGGTCCATGGCAAATAAAATTAGGGCCTTTAAGCTATTTGACGACGTTACTTGCTGTTTGGGCAGCTGTTAATGCTTTTAACATGGTTGATGGTATTGATGGTCTGCTTGGTGGGCTTTCTTGTATTTCCTTTGCTGCGTTAGGTATTTTGCTTTATCAAAATGGCAATATGGCATTAGCTTTTTGGTGTTTTGCTGTTATTGCTGCCATTCTTCCTTATATATTCCTGAATTTAGGTTTATTGGGAAAGCGCTATAA is a genomic window of Arsenophonus apicola containing:
- the rho gene encoding transcription termination factor Rho, with product MNLTELKNTPVSELITLGESMGLENLARMRKQDIIFSILKQHAKSGEDIFGDGVLEILQDGFGFLRSADSSYLAGPDDIYVSPSQIRRFNLRTGDTISGKIRPPKEGERYFALLKVNEVNFDKPENARSKILFENLTPLHANNRLRMERGNGSTEDLTARVLDLAAPIGRGQRGLIVAPPKAGKTMLLQNIAANIANNYPDCVLMVLLIDERPEEVTEMQRLVKGEVIASTFDEPASRHVQVAEMVIEKAKRLVEHKKDVIILLDSITRLARAYNTVVPSSGKVLTGGVDANALHRPKRFFGAARNVEEGGSLTIIATALVDTGSKMDEVIYEEFKGTGNMELHLSRKIAEKRVFPAIDYNRSGTRKEELLTLPDELQKMWILRKIIHPMGEIDAMEFLINKLAMTKTNDEFFDFMKRS
- the wecA gene encoding UDP-N-acetylglucosamine--undecaprenyl-phosphate N-acetylglucosaminephosphotransferase, whose amino-acid sequence is MHTLDLLIDVFWVFLFSLIFIFIARKIAKRFGLVDEPNHRKTHQGEIPLVGGIAVFFGISLAFMITNEYIPHKWLYLICAGILVFVGVLDDRFDISVKIRATIQAIVALVMIYFAGLTLDNLGYVLGPWQIKLGPLSYLTTLLAVWAAVNAFNMVDGIDGLLGGLSCISFAALGILLYQNGNMALAFWCFAVIAAILPYIFLNLGLLGKRYKVFMGDAGSTLIGFTIIWLLLMSTQGQQRSIKPVTALWIIAIPLMDMIAIMYRRLRKGMSPFSPDRQHIHHLIMRSGFTSSQAFILITLAAAILAAIGMIGERSNFIPEWVMLALFLLIFAIYGYCIKRAWKVARFVKRVKRRMQRIAK